In one window of Frigoriglobus tundricola DNA:
- a CDS encoding SDR family oxidoreductase: MSQLGRVALVTGAGSGIGRAVALALLREGYNVVLAGRRTEALAATEALARAGERSLAVPTDVTDPDSVRALFEQTRSAFGRLDVLFNNAGTGAPAVPLEDLTFAQWRAVVDVNLTGAFLCTQEAFKLMKAQDPRGGRIINNGSVSATAPRPNSAPYTATKHAITGLTKSTALDGRKYDIACGQIDIGNAATEMTEKMAAGVPQADGTLAIEPRMDVEHVARAVVYMAGLPLEANVLFMTVMATQMPLVGRG; this comes from the coding sequence ATGTCGCAATTGGGTCGGGTCGCGCTCGTGACGGGTGCCGGCTCGGGCATCGGACGGGCCGTCGCGCTCGCGCTCCTGCGTGAGGGGTACAACGTCGTTTTGGCGGGCCGCCGCACCGAGGCATTGGCCGCGACCGAGGCGCTGGCCCGCGCCGGTGAGCGTTCCTTGGCGGTCCCGACCGACGTCACCGATCCGGACTCTGTTCGCGCGCTCTTCGAACAAACGCGATCCGCGTTCGGCCGGCTCGATGTGCTGTTCAACAACGCCGGCACGGGCGCACCGGCCGTGCCGCTCGAAGACCTCACATTCGCGCAGTGGCGGGCGGTCGTCGATGTGAACCTGACGGGCGCCTTTCTCTGCACGCAGGAGGCGTTCAAGCTGATGAAGGCGCAGGACCCGCGCGGCGGACGTATCATCAACAACGGCTCCGTTTCCGCGACCGCGCCGCGCCCGAATTCCGCGCCCTACACCGCGACAAAACACGCGATCACCGGGCTGACGAAGTCTACGGCTCTCGACGGCCGCAAGTACGACATCGCGTGCGGTCAGATCGACATCGGCAACGCCGCAACCGAAATGACCGAGAAAATGGCCGCGGGCGTCCCGCAGGCCGACGGCACGCTCGCCATCGAACCGCGGATGGACGTGGAGCACGTGGCGCGGGCCGTGGTGTACATGGCGGGCCTGCCGCTCGAAGCCAACGTGCTGTTCATGACCGTGATGGCCACACAGATGCCGCTCGTCGGTCGGGGCTGA
- the kdsB gene encoding 3-deoxy-manno-octulosonate cytidylyltransferase, giving the protein MRVAIVIPARFASSRLPGKPLLRETGKYLIQHVYERARDAQCASEVLVATDDERIFAAVRQFGGHAVMTRADHVSGTDRVAEVAAQLDTDVVINVQGDEPQLDPAAIDLLAGLMRDPASDMATLAVPIPDADSYYSPNVVKVVCDDRDRALYFSRSPIPMVRDGVPDFAKRPARFLQHLGVYAYRRQFLLRIAGAPPHPLEQSEKLEQLRVLGTGGTIAVGRVARAHRGVDTPADYAEFVRWYREGGEGGANGTRRAA; this is encoded by the coding sequence ATGCGCGTCGCCATCGTCATCCCGGCCCGGTTCGCGTCGTCGCGGTTGCCCGGAAAGCCACTGTTGCGTGAAACCGGCAAGTACCTGATCCAACACGTCTACGAACGGGCACGTGACGCCCAGTGTGCGTCCGAGGTCCTCGTCGCCACCGATGACGAGCGGATCTTCGCGGCCGTCCGCCAGTTCGGCGGTCACGCCGTGATGACGCGCGCCGACCACGTGTCCGGCACCGACCGCGTCGCCGAAGTCGCGGCCCAGCTCGATACGGACGTCGTCATCAACGTGCAGGGCGACGAACCGCAGCTCGACCCGGCCGCGATCGATTTGCTCGCGGGCCTGATGCGCGACCCGGCGTCCGACATGGCGACGCTCGCCGTACCGATCCCCGACGCCGATTCGTACTATAGCCCGAACGTGGTGAAGGTCGTGTGCGACGATCGCGACCGCGCGCTGTACTTCTCGCGCTCGCCGATCCCGATGGTGCGGGACGGCGTGCCCGACTTCGCGAAGCGGCCCGCCCGCTTCCTCCAGCACCTCGGCGTGTACGCCTACCGGCGCCAGTTCCTGCTCCGGATCGCCGGCGCCCCGCCCCACCCGCTGGAACAGTCGGAAAAATTGGAACAGCTCCGCGTCCTCGGCACGGGCGGCACCATCGCCGTCGGCCGCGTGGCCCGCGCGCACCGCGGCGTCGACACGCCGGCCGATTACGCCGAATTCGTGCGGTGGTACCGGGAGGGCGGAGAGGGCGGGGCGAACGGAACGCGCCGCGCCGCGTGA
- a CDS encoding CTP synthase — translation MTKHIFVTGGVVSSLGKGLTSASIGMLLENRGLRVRLQKLDPYLNVDPGTMSPYQHGEVYVLDDGTETDLDLGHYERFTHAVLNKDCNYTTGKIYLSVIEKERRGDYRGKTVQVIPHVTDEIKSCIKKMVAPDVDVVITEIGGTVGDIEGMPYFEAIRQFALDVGRKNCMFIHLTLVPYLKAAGELKTKPTQRSVRDLREIGIQPDVLICRTEREIPKDECEKIALFCNVERNAVIEERDKEFSIYEVPLSLADNKLDALIVDRLALTQVRPLDMTHWRAMLDRMRAPAHEVTIAFVGKYVKHRDAYKSVYESLDHAGIAHQTKVRVVRIESDKLAAEGAAQALANVDGLLVPGGFDKRGIEGKIDAIRFARETGLPFFGICLGLQCATIEFARNVAGLDGANSTEFDKDTPHPVVCLLEEQQAVTDLGGTQRLGAYPCHLKAGTKARLAYGVDVVSERHRHRYEVNNHYRDRLAARGMVFSGTSPDGGLVEAIELAGHPWFVAVQSHPEFLSKPTRPHPLFRDFIGASLERRLAKKSDARERVVIASGS, via the coding sequence ATGACTAAACACATCTTCGTTACCGGCGGCGTGGTCAGCTCCCTCGGCAAGGGGCTGACCTCCGCCTCGATCGGCATGTTGTTGGAGAACCGCGGGTTACGGGTCCGGCTCCAAAAACTCGACCCGTACCTGAACGTCGATCCGGGAACGATGAGCCCCTACCAGCACGGCGAGGTGTACGTTCTCGACGACGGCACCGAAACCGACCTCGACCTCGGCCACTACGAGCGGTTCACCCACGCCGTCCTGAACAAGGACTGCAACTACACGACCGGCAAGATCTACCTCTCGGTCATCGAAAAGGAGCGCCGCGGCGACTACCGCGGCAAGACGGTCCAGGTGATCCCGCACGTCACCGACGAGATCAAGAGCTGCATCAAGAAGATGGTCGCGCCGGACGTGGACGTGGTCATCACCGAGATCGGCGGGACGGTCGGCGACATCGAGGGCATGCCGTATTTCGAGGCCATCCGCCAGTTCGCGCTCGACGTCGGCCGCAAGAACTGCATGTTCATTCACCTCACGCTGGTCCCGTACCTGAAGGCCGCCGGCGAACTGAAGACCAAGCCGACGCAGCGGAGCGTCCGCGACCTGCGCGAGATCGGCATCCAACCGGACGTCCTCATCTGCCGGACCGAGCGCGAGATCCCGAAGGACGAGTGCGAGAAGATCGCCTTGTTCTGCAACGTCGAGCGGAACGCCGTCATCGAGGAGCGGGACAAGGAGTTCAGCATCTACGAGGTGCCGCTGTCGCTCGCGGACAACAAGCTGGACGCCCTGATCGTGGACCGCCTGGCGCTGACGCAGGTGCGGCCGCTCGACATGACCCACTGGCGGGCGATGCTGGACCGGATGCGTGCCCCGGCGCACGAGGTCACGATCGCGTTCGTGGGCAAGTACGTGAAGCACCGCGACGCGTACAAGAGCGTGTACGAGTCGCTCGACCACGCCGGCATCGCCCACCAAACGAAGGTGCGGGTGGTGCGGATCGAGTCGGACAAGCTGGCCGCGGAGGGCGCGGCGCAGGCCCTGGCGAACGTGGACGGGCTGCTCGTGCCCGGCGGGTTCGACAAGCGCGGCATCGAGGGCAAGATCGACGCCATCCGGTTCGCCCGGGAGACCGGCCTGCCGTTCTTCGGCATCTGCCTCGGTCTCCAGTGCGCGACCATCGAGTTCGCCCGCAACGTGGCCGGCCTGGACGGCGCCAACAGCACCGAGTTCGACAAGGACACGCCGCACCCCGTGGTGTGCCTGCTCGAGGAACAGCAGGCGGTCACGGACCTGGGCGGCACGCAGCGGCTCGGCGCGTACCCGTGCCACCTCAAGGCGGGCACGAAGGCCCGTCTCGCATACGGCGTGGACGTGGTGAGCGAGCGGCACCGGCACCGGTACGAGGTGAACAATCACTACCGCGACCGACTCGCGGCCCGTGGCATGGTGTTCTCGGGCACCAGCCCCGACGGCGGCCTCGTGGAAGCGATCGAACTGGCGGGGCACCCGTGGTTCGTCGCCGTGCAATCGCACCCGGAGTTCCTGTCCAAGCCGACCCGGCCGCACCCGCTGTTCCGCGACTTCATCGGCGCCAGTTTGGAGCGCCGGTTGGCGAAAAAAAGTGACGCGCGGGAACGGGTCGTGATCGCGTCGGGCAGTTAG
- a CDS encoding IS3 family transposase (programmed frameshift), translated as MARKTYTREFKLQAVQMLTDQKLSVAEVARKLGVSEGCLRAWKSAAQADGAGAFPGHGNATPGDDELRRLRAEVTRLKAERDLLKKAAGVFREPAELTFAFIAANEDQWPVRWMCDALDVSASGYYAWATRPDSATEQWRRELLSQIRAVHAEVKHRYGSPRMRAALNARGHECSENTVAELMREHGIRAKAPRRFVRTTDSRHQLPVFENVLDRNFEPDGPNRAWGTDITYIPTADGWLYLAVVEDLFSRMIVGWSMDASMESRLVVDALDMAVARRCPGAGLLSHSDRGTQYASAHYQGVLAGHGIVCSMSGVAQCWDNAPVESFFASLKRELVHDEEYTTREQAKGSIFEYLEVFYNRVRLHSSLGFLSPAEFERTYNQKHP; from the exons ATGGCACGCAAGACGTACACGCGCGAGTTCAAGTTGCAAGCGGTCCAGATGTTGACCGACCAGAAGCTGTCCGTGGCCGAAGTGGCCCGCAAGCTGGGGGTGAGCGAGGGCTGCCTGCGGGCCTGGAAGAGCGCCGCCCAAGCCGACGGGGCCGGGGCGTTCCCCGGGCACGGCAACGCCACCCCGGGCGACGACGAGCTGCGGCGCCTGCGGGCCGAGGTCACGCGCCTCAAGGCCGAGCGGGACCTGTTAAAAAAAGCCGCGG GCGTATTTCGCGAACCCGCCGAGCTGACGTTCGCGTTCATCGCCGCCAACGAGGACCAGTGGCCGGTCCGGTGGATGTGCGATGCCCTGGACGTGTCCGCGTCCGGGTACTACGCCTGGGCCACCCGACCCGACAGCGCGACCGAACAGTGGCGTCGGGAGCTGCTGTCCCAGATCCGGGCGGTCCACGCCGAGGTGAAGCACCGGTACGGGAGCCCGCGGATGAGGGCCGCGTTGAATGCCCGCGGGCATGAGTGCTCGGAGAACACGGTAGCCGAACTGATGCGGGAGCACGGAATCCGGGCCAAAGCCCCGAGGCGGTTCGTCCGCACAACCGACTCGCGGCACCAACTGCCGGTGTTCGAGAACGTGCTGGACCGGAACTTCGAGCCGGACGGGCCGAACCGGGCCTGGGGCACGGACATCACGTACATCCCAACAGCCGACGGGTGGCTGTACCTGGCCGTGGTCGAGGACCTGTTCAGCCGGATGATCGTGGGTTGGTCGATGGATGCGTCGATGGAGAGCCGGCTGGTGGTGGACGCGTTGGACATGGCGGTGGCCCGTCGGTGCCCGGGTGCGGGCCTGTTGTCGCACTCGGACCGGGGGACCCAGTACGCCAGCGCCCATTACCAAGGGGTGCTGGCCGGGCACGGGATCGTGTGCAGCATGAGCGGGGTGGCCCAGTGCTGGGATAACGCTCCCGTCGAGAGCTTCTTTGCGAGCCTCAAACGAGAACTCGTCCATGACGAGGAGTACACCACTCGGGAGCAGGCCAAGGGCAGCATCTTCGAGTACCTCGAAGTGTTCTACAACCGCGTCCGCCTTCATTCCTCACTGGGGTTCTTATCTCCGGCTGAGTTTGAACGGACGTACAACCAGAAACACCCTTAA
- a CDS encoding DUF6166 domain-containing protein translates to MNIYSGERSATGRIRVRVNGRPLNPRSSQDPNNGAEDGFGWGFAGHGPAQLALAILLDVTGDSDADEFDQRDFQRQFVAQWGDRWQITDVQVREWLETSRTLHG, encoded by the coding sequence GTGAACATCTACTCTGGCGAACGCTCGGCGACGGGCCGGATCCGCGTCCGGGTCAACGGTCGCCCTCTCAACCCGCGGTCCTCTCAGGACCCGAACAACGGCGCCGAGGACGGGTTCGGGTGGGGATTCGCGGGCCACGGGCCGGCCCAACTGGCCCTTGCGATCCTGCTCGACGTGACCGGCGATTCCGACGCGGACGAGTTCGACCAGCGGGACTTCCAACGGCAATTCGTGGCACAGTGGGGTGACCGGTGGCAAATTACCGATGTGCAGGTGCGCGAATGGTTGGAGACATCGCGCACGCTCCATGGTTAG